The following coding sequences are from one Flavobacteriales bacterium window:
- a CDS encoding efflux RND transporter permease subunit translates to MAEKGQNRISKEFVLSTLSIKNRTTVLVLTGIILFMGIFSYNKMPKASFPDIVMAQIYVGTPYPGNSPVDIEKLISRPLEKEINTISEVSKLTSTSIQGFSMVLVEFDSETTVEEALRKVKNAVDNARSDPSFPTDLPSEPSITEVDFSEMPILNINLSGNYSTEQLKEYAEYLEDKIEEISEISKVNIRGLQQKEVEISVDMHKIEALKLGFNDIASAIANENITISGGDILIGGIRRTVRAVGDFKSMEDIENIIIKREKFNIVYLRDVAEVNFKFEERTSYAREFEKPVVMLDIIKKAGENLLSATAKIDIVINEARISMLPADLEMTITNDQSAQTKSMVKNLENSIVLGILLVILVLLFFLGIRNALFVGMAIPLSMFASFVILSMMGYSINMMVLFGLILALGMLVDNGIVIVENVYRLMDEGLSPIQAAKEGAGEVATAIIASTATTLAAFLPLIFWPGMMGEFMGILPVTLMIVLGSSLFVGLVINTVFTSLWMKLKEDEIVKDPKPIVNIILFTASIFFVFMSDVMGNMLGDIKQMSGLMNMLGIIGYMAALGRILFRYFFVTKNTLFLDMLSPILILLITGIGFDLIDYPVLGNLLIVFSSFLVLNTIFFTPYSIKFQKTVIPIMEEKYKTFLSYALNGKRPKFFFIGVILMFIFSAMMMKAFDIKTLFFPENMPKYVNVFIELPIGTDIEETNLATKDLEELLVDYVKKYEVTEDGQTFNYLIESIIANVGDGTSDPAAGPQIGKTPHKARISVSFVDFQYRRDIDTKTVMDDIRNVVKDKVPGVRVSVDKDAAGPPTGPPINIEIAGNDIDLLIDEAEKVKRFVESKNIPGIDGLKLDVEIGKPELIVKIDRKKARRLNLSTAQIATTIRTSLYGKEISQFKDGEDDYPIQIRFADKYRYDIESLMNQRITFRDQTNGKIIQVPISAVAVVKKSSTYNAIKRKNMDRVISVSSTVVEGYTGNEIVKTIKAEMENYELPNGVSVKFTGEQEDQEKELAFLIKALLMAVFLIFLIIVSQFNSFGTPFIILMSVLLSLIGVFVFFMVSLKFIIIMAMIGIISLAGVVVNNAIVLIDYTNLIMDRRKSELGLSSTDRLPDSELILCIVEGGKTRLRPVLLTAITTVLGLIPLATGFNIDFFSLLASYDAKISIGGDNVVFWGPMSWTVIFGLTFATFLTLVIIPVMFLIKERWKTSLIIKMK, encoded by the coding sequence ATGGCAGAAAAAGGCCAAAATAGAATCTCGAAGGAATTTGTCTTATCGACTCTTTCTATAAAGAATAGAACAACTGTTCTCGTTCTTACAGGGATAATCTTGTTTATGGGAATTTTCTCTTACAACAAAATGCCAAAGGCTTCCTTTCCAGACATCGTGATGGCTCAAATTTACGTGGGTACACCATATCCGGGTAACTCTCCAGTGGATATCGAAAAACTTATTTCACGTCCCTTGGAAAAGGAAATCAATACTATTTCAGAAGTAAGTAAACTAACTTCAACTTCTATTCAGGGATTTTCTATGGTATTAGTAGAGTTCGATTCAGAGACTACCGTGGAGGAAGCCTTACGAAAGGTGAAGAATGCTGTAGACAATGCTCGATCGGATCCTAGCTTTCCTACTGATTTGCCTTCTGAGCCAAGCATTACAGAAGTTGATTTTTCTGAGATGCCAATTCTTAATATAAATTTATCTGGGAATTATTCTACTGAACAATTGAAGGAATATGCTGAATATTTGGAAGATAAAATTGAAGAGATAAGTGAAATATCAAAAGTAAATATCCGTGGTCTTCAACAAAAGGAAGTAGAGATTAGTGTAGATATGCATAAAATTGAGGCATTAAAATTAGGCTTCAATGACATTGCAAGCGCTATAGCAAACGAGAATATCACTATATCTGGGGGTGATATTTTAATAGGAGGTATTAGAAGAACGGTGCGTGCGGTTGGTGATTTTAAATCAATGGAAGACATTGAGAATATCATTATTAAACGAGAAAAATTCAACATCGTTTATTTAAGAGATGTAGCTGAGGTGAACTTTAAGTTTGAGGAAAGAACGAGTTATGCCCGTGAATTTGAGAAGCCCGTAGTAATGTTGGATATTATAAAAAAAGCGGGCGAAAATTTATTATCAGCTACCGCCAAAATTGATATTGTGATTAATGAAGCAAGAATTTCCATGCTTCCTGCAGATTTGGAAATGACAATAACTAACGACCAATCTGCACAGACTAAATCGATGGTTAAAAATTTAGAAAATTCAATTGTACTAGGAATACTTCTGGTAATATTAGTTCTGTTGTTTTTCTTGGGAATTAGGAATGCTCTCTTTGTTGGAATGGCAATACCGTTATCCATGTTTGCCTCTTTTGTTATTTTAAGTATGATGGGATATTCAATTAATATGATGGTATTATTTGGATTAATCCTAGCCCTAGGAATGCTTGTAGATAATGGAATTGTAATTGTTGAAAACGTATATAGATTGATGGATGAAGGTTTGTCCCCAATTCAAGCAGCAAAAGAAGGAGCAGGAGAAGTGGCAACAGCAATTATAGCATCAACAGCTACTACTCTTGCGGCATTTTTACCTTTAATATTTTGGCCAGGTATGATGGGAGAATTTATGGGGATTCTTCCTGTAACATTAATGATAGTTCTTGGGTCATCGCTCTTTGTGGGATTGGTAATAAACACTGTATTTACTTCACTTTGGATGAAACTCAAAGAAGATGAAATAGTAAAGGACCCGAAACCAATTGTCAACATAATTCTATTTACGGCCTCCATCTTTTTCGTGTTCATGAGTGACGTAATGGGAAATATGTTAGGTGATATAAAGCAAATGTCGGGTTTGATGAATATGCTTGGAATTATCGGTTATATGGCTGCACTTGGCAGAATTTTATTTCGATATTTTTTCGTGACAAAAAACACTTTGTTCTTAGATATGCTTAGTCCAATACTAATACTGTTAATTACAGGAATCGGTTTTGATCTAATAGATTATCCTGTGCTTGGTAATCTGCTAATTGTGTTCTCCTCATTTCTCGTGTTAAATACTATATTTTTTACACCATATTCCATTAAGTTTCAAAAGACTGTTATTCCTATAATGGAAGAAAAGTATAAAACATTCTTATCGTATGCCCTCAATGGTAAAAGACCAAAATTCTTTTTTATAGGAGTTATTCTGATGTTTATATTTTCCGCAATGATGATGAAAGCATTCGATATTAAGACTTTATTCTTCCCAGAGAATATGCCTAAATACGTGAATGTATTCATAGAGCTTCCTATAGGTACGGACATCGAAGAAACGAATCTTGCGACAAAAGATCTTGAAGAATTACTAGTTGATTATGTCAAGAAATATGAGGTAACTGAAGATGGGCAAACCTTTAATTATTTAATTGAGAGTATAATTGCAAATGTTGGTGATGGAACTAGTGATCCTGCTGCAGGCCCGCAAATTGGTAAAACACCACATAAAGCAAGGATAAGCGTTTCTTTTGTTGACTTCCAATACAGAAGAGATATAGACACTAAAACTGTAATGGATGACATAAGAAATGTTGTTAAAGATAAAGTGCCAGGTGTTAGGGTTTCTGTTGACAAGGATGCAGCTGGCCCACCTACCGGACCTCCAATAAATATTGAAATAGCAGGAAATGATATTGATTTGCTTATTGATGAGGCGGAGAAAGTAAAGCGATTTGTTGAGTCTAAAAATATTCCAGGCATAGATGGTTTGAAATTAGATGTGGAAATAGGTAAGCCGGAATTAATTGTAAAAATTGATCGTAAAAAAGCCCGACGTTTAAACTTATCGACTGCTCAAATTGCTACTACAATTAGGACATCGTTATACGGAAAAGAAATTTCTCAATTCAAAGATGGAGAGGATGATTATCCAATTCAAATAAGATTTGCAGACAAATACAGATATGATATTGAGTCACTGATGAATCAACGGATTACATTCCGAGATCAAACAAATGGCAAGATAATCCAAGTACCTATTTCTGCTGTTGCTGTCGTGAAAAAAAGCTCAACATATAATGCGATTAAACGAAAAAATATGGATAGGGTGATTTCAGTTTCATCAACGGTAGTTGAGGGTTATACAGGAAATGAAATCGTAAAAACGATTAAGGCTGAAATGGAAAACTATGAGTTACCTAACGGAGTATCAGTTAAATTTACTGGAGAGCAGGAGGATCAAGAAAAGGAATTGGCATTTCTAATAAAAGCATTATTGATGGCGGTGTTCCTTATTTTCTTAATAATAGTCTCTCAATTCAATTCATTCGGAACGCCATTTATTATTCTAATGTCGGTGCTATTAAGCTTGATTGGAGTTTTTGTCTTTTTCATGGTCTCTCTAAAGTTTATTATTATCATGGCAATGATTGGTATTATTTCTCTTGCTGGTGTGGTAGTAAATAATGCTATCGTGTTAATTGATTATACCAATCTAATAATGGATAGACGTAAATCTGAATTGGGACTGAGTTCAACCGATCGACTACCAGACTCAGAGTTGATCTTATGCATTGTAGAAGGAGGTAAGACGAGATTAAGACCAGTATTGTTAACTGCAATTACTACTGTCCTTGGGTTGATCCCATTAGCAACGGGTTTCAATATTGATTTCTTTAGTTTGTTAGCGTCATACGATGCTAAGATTTCGATAGGAGGGGATAATGTTGTCTTCTGGGGACCAATGTCATGGACAGTAATCTTTGGTTTAACGTTTGCGACTTTCTTAACATTGGTAATAATTCCAGTGATGTTCTTAATCAAGGAACGTTGGAAGACCTCGTTGATTATTAAAATGAAATAG
- a CDS encoding efflux RND transporter periplasmic adaptor subunit — translation MKRILLGASLIALIASCGSETAEVGKLIAEKDSLKNVYSEISKRMTELDDLIASMDSTFKVKKTLVSTMVVMPGDFEHYFEVQGVVDADQSVDINVEMPGKVKNVYVKEGQEVAKGQKLLSIDNNEMQGQYNSAKAQFDLAETTFERVDKLWKKRIGSEIDYLAAKARLETAKQIMNSALDVLMKGMVSAPSNGIIDQIMVKKGEMASGMKPVIRLVNTDDAYLVADLSEKYITSVKNGNYAKINFSLLDDNWYEGEVIATGNYINPGNRTFRINVNVDSKGFQMKPNMLAVIRVMDLKADSTIVLPEKAILEDSKGASYVFVNDAGIAKKVSIETGLSYRGETMVTTGLNKGDNVIVLGARSLKDGEKINIKN, via the coding sequence ATGAAAAGGATATTATTAGGAGCAAGTCTTATTGCACTTATCGCATCGTGTGGGTCGGAGACAGCAGAAGTAGGTAAATTAATTGCCGAAAAAGACAGCTTAAAAAATGTTTATTCAGAGATAAGTAAACGAATGACTGAGTTAGATGATCTAATTGCATCTATGGACAGCACTTTTAAAGTGAAAAAAACATTAGTTTCTACGATGGTAGTTATGCCAGGAGATTTTGAACATTATTTTGAAGTGCAAGGAGTGGTTGATGCCGATCAAAGTGTCGACATTAATGTGGAAATGCCAGGTAAAGTGAAGAATGTTTATGTGAAAGAAGGGCAAGAAGTGGCTAAAGGACAAAAGCTTTTAAGCATAGATAACAATGAAATGCAAGGCCAATATAATTCGGCTAAAGCTCAATTCGATTTAGCGGAAACTACTTTCGAAAGAGTAGATAAACTTTGGAAGAAGCGTATTGGTTCGGAGATAGATTACTTAGCAGCTAAGGCCAGATTAGAAACGGCAAAGCAAATAATGAATTCTGCATTGGATGTATTAATGAAGGGGATGGTTAGTGCTCCAAGTAATGGTATCATCGATCAAATAATGGTTAAGAAAGGAGAAATGGCAAGTGGTATGAAACCGGTGATTAGATTGGTGAATACGGATGACGCCTACCTAGTAGCAGATTTGTCTGAGAAGTATATCACATCGGTTAAAAATGGCAACTACGCGAAAATAAATTTCTCATTATTGGATGATAATTGGTACGAAGGAGAAGTTATCGCAACAGGGAATTATATCAATCCAGGAAATAGGACTTTTAGAATTAATGTAAATGTAGACTCTAAAGGATTTCAGATGAAACCTAATATGTTGGCTGTGATTAGAGTGATGGATCTTAAGGCCGATAGTACAATAGTCTTACCAGAGAAAGCAATTTTGGAAGACAGTAAAGGAGCTAGCTATGTATTTGTGAACGATGCGGGAATTGCAAAAAAAGTAAGTATCGAAACAGGTCTTTCTTATCGTGGAGAAACAATGGTAACAACAGGTTTGAACAAAGGAGATAACGTAATTGTTTTGGGAGCACGAAGCTTAAAAGACGGCGAAAAAATTAACATCAAGAACTAA